Proteins encoded together in one Pseudomonas sp. TCU-HL1 window:
- a CDS encoding MetQ/NlpA family ABC transporter substrate-binding protein yields MKKTLLLTALAAALSATFAQAGEKLVVAATPVPHAEILELVKPQLAKEGVDLEVKVFTDYVQPNLQVDQKRLDANYFQTKPYLDNFNSGKGTHLVIVKGVHVEPFGGYSSKYKSLKELPDGATLAIPNDGSNGGRALLLLQKSGLLKLKDPKNALATPKDIAENPHNFKFKELEAALLPRVLDQVDLALINTNYALEAKLNPSKDALVLEDHTSPYVNYLVARPDNKDSDAIKKLSAALTSPEVKTFIEKKYSGAVVPAF; encoded by the coding sequence ATGAAGAAGACCCTGCTGTTGACCGCTCTGGCTGCCGCCCTGTCCGCCACCTTCGCCCAGGCTGGCGAGAAGCTCGTAGTAGCCGCCACCCCGGTACCACACGCAGAAATCCTCGAGCTGGTCAAACCCCAGCTGGCCAAGGAAGGCGTGGACCTGGAAGTGAAAGTCTTCACCGACTACGTGCAGCCCAACCTGCAAGTCGACCAGAAGCGCCTGGACGCCAACTACTTCCAGACCAAGCCCTACCTGGACAACTTCAACAGCGGCAAAGGCACCCATCTGGTGATCGTCAAGGGCGTGCACGTCGAGCCCTTCGGCGGCTACTCCAGCAAGTACAAATCCCTGAAAGAGCTGCCGGACGGTGCCACCCTCGCCATCCCCAACGACGGCAGCAACGGCGGCCGCGCCCTGCTCCTGCTGCAGAAGTCCGGCCTGCTCAAACTGAAGGACCCGAAGAACGCCCTGGCCACGCCGAAGGACATCGCCGAGAACCCGCACAACTTCAAGTTCAAGGAACTGGAAGCGGCGCTCCTGCCACGTGTGCTGGACCAGGTCGACCTGGCCCTGATCAACACCAACTATGCGCTGGAAGCCAAGCTGAACCCGTCCAAGGACGCGCTGGTGCTGGAAGACCACACCTCGCCCTACGTGAACTACCTGGTGGCCCGTCCGGACAACAAGGACAGCGACGCCATCAAGAAACTCTCCGCCGCGCTGACCAGCCCGGAAGTGAAAACCTTCATCGAGAAGAAGTACTCCGGCGCGGTCGTGCCGGCGTTCTGA